In the [Clostridium] colinum genome, one interval contains:
- a CDS encoding Asp23/Gls24 family envelope stress response protein — protein MIANIENELGTINIEPEAIAKIAGLATTECYGIVGMASKNMKDGIVKLLKIESLTKGVKLKIEDNKLIIDLHIIVKYGTNIKAVAETIISTVKYKVEEATSMNVSCINIFVEGIKIKD, from the coding sequence ATGATAGCTAATATAGAAAATGAATTAGGTACAATTAATATAGAACCAGAAGCTATTGCTAAAATAGCAGGGCTTGCTACGACAGAATGTTATGGAATAGTTGGTATGGCAAGTAAAAATATGAAAGATGGTATTGTAAAGCTTTTAAAAATAGAAAGCCTTACAAAAGGTGTAAAGCTTAAAATAGAAGACAATAAACTTATCATAGATTTACATATTATTGTAAAATATGGTACTAATATAAAAGCTGTGGCAGAAACTATAATAAGTACTGTAAAATATAAAGTAGAAGAAGCTACAAGTATGAATGTTTCTTGTATAAACATATTTGTTGAAGGTATAAAAATAAAAGATTAA
- a CDS encoding YitT family protein, with product MEKYLKNNKKIAHIITLTLVIISAILQTFVIQSFIQPSGLLSSGFTGIALLINKISTSFFGHSISVSFLLVALNIPVALLCYRAISKRFVFYSLLQVFISSMLLKVVNFKPFFEKNDPILNVIFGGFLFGISIVLALKGRASTGGTDFIALYVSNKKGQSIWNYVFMFNVVLLCIFGILFGWSKAGYSILFQYVTTRTISTFHQRYVRVTLQMTTCKPKEVIEAYIKNFRHGLSCVDAIGGYSKKNVTVIHTVVSAYEVPEIVETMQMVDPYIIINSFKTEQFYGRFYQAPID from the coding sequence ATGGAAAAATATCTTAAAAATAATAAAAAAATAGCACATATAATTACATTAACATTAGTAATAATATCTGCAATATTGCAAACTTTTGTAATACAATCATTTATACAACCTTCTGGATTATTATCAAGTGGTTTTACTGGTATTGCTTTGTTAATAAATAAAATATCTACATCTTTTTTTGGTCACTCTATCTCTGTATCATTTTTGTTAGTAGCTTTAAATATACCTGTTGCTCTTTTATGCTACAGAGCTATTAGTAAACGTTTTGTTTTTTATTCTTTGCTACAAGTATTTATTAGTAGTATGTTATTAAAAGTAGTAAATTTTAAACCATTTTTTGAAAAAAATGACCCTATATTAAATGTTATATTTGGTGGTTTTTTATTTGGTATATCTATTGTACTAGCTTTAAAAGGACGTGCCTCTACTGGTGGTACAGACTTTATTGCATTATATGTATCTAATAAAAAAGGACAATCTATATGGAACTATGTTTTTATGTTTAACGTAGTATTATTATGTATATTTGGTATTTTATTTGGCTGGTCCAAGGCTGGATATTCTATATTATTTCAATATGTAACAACTAGAACTATATCAACATTCCATCAAAGATATGTACGTGTTACATTACAAATGACTACTTGTAAACCAAAAGAAGTAATAGAAGCATATATTAAAAACTTTAGACACGGTCTGTCTTGTGTAGATGCTATTGGTGGCTATAGCAAAAAAAATGTTACAGTAATACACACTGTTGTATCTGCTTATGAAGTACCAGAAATAGTAGAAACTATGCAAATGGTAGACCCATATATAATAATTAACAGCTTTAAAACAGAACAATTTTATGGAAGGTTTTATCAAGCTCCTATCGATTAG
- a CDS encoding DAK2 domain-containing protein: MKLLMLDGYKLKKFIISGANRLNKNREKVDALNVFPVPDGDTGTNMSLTVISAAKEVSKINSPNIYDVSKALSSGSLRGARGNSGVILSQLFRGFSKALEGKDIANAKDIANAFTKGMETAYKAVMKPKEGTILTISKAISEKSLEMANKTDDIIEMMQEVISYANTILDKTVNMLPELKQAGVVDAGGKGLLSILEGGLFDNNDYVELDITPSKENNLPNNTENVEIKYGYCTEFFINLNNNNEEIEKDLKSFLESIGDSIVLASDDDFIKIHVHTDNPGKVLERALLIGSLDNIKIENMRTQHTNLIDFNVKEEKNKENQKEFGFVAVSIGDGINNLFKEFGVDEIIQGGQTMNPSIEDILLAVEKVNAKNVFILPNNKNIILAAKQAKEAYDKKNICVIDTISITQGFSALTSFLPNVSLEENIKNIENAIKNVSTGQVTFAVRETKIDNFDIKENDILCMLEGKINNVSKDIQDGAKKLIDAMLQKSEEASVITIYFGEDIKEEQASLLEEYISENYDYVDIEIINGGQPLYYYIISVE; this comes from the coding sequence TTGAAACTATTAATGCTAGATGGGTATAAACTAAAGAAATTTATTATATCGGGGGCTAACAGACTTAATAAAAATAGAGAAAAAGTAGATGCTTTAAATGTTTTTCCAGTACCAGATGGAGATACTGGTACAAATATGTCTTTAACAGTTATCTCTGCTGCTAAAGAAGTATCAAAAATAAATTCACCAAATATATATGATGTTTCAAAGGCTTTATCTTCTGGGTCTTTAAGAGGTGCTAGAGGTAATTCTGGAGTTATTTTATCTCAGTTATTTAGAGGATTTTCCAAAGCATTAGAAGGAAAAGATATAGCAAATGCAAAAGATATAGCAAATGCTTTTACAAAAGGTATGGAAACAGCCTATAAAGCTGTTATGAAGCCAAAAGAAGGTACTATTCTTACTATATCTAAAGCTATAAGTGAAAAGTCTTTAGAAATGGCTAATAAAACAGATGATATTATAGAAATGATGCAAGAGGTAATATCTTATGCAAATACTATACTAGATAAAACTGTTAATATGTTACCAGAGCTTAAACAAGCTGGTGTTGTAGATGCTGGTGGTAAAGGTCTTTTAAGTATATTAGAAGGTGGTTTGTTTGACAATAATGATTATGTAGAGCTTGATATTACTCCTTCTAAAGAAAATAACTTACCTAATAATACAGAAAATGTAGAAATAAAATATGGGTATTGTACAGAATTTTTTATTAATCTTAACAACAATAATGAAGAAATAGAAAAAGATTTAAAATCTTTTTTAGAAAGTATTGGAGATTCTATTGTATTAGCTAGTGATGATGACTTTATAAAAATTCACGTTCATACAGATAATCCTGGTAAAGTTTTAGAGAGAGCTTTGTTAATTGGAAGCCTCGATAATATAAAAATAGAAAATATGAGAACACAACATACAAACCTTATAGATTTTAATGTAAAAGAAGAAAAAAATAAAGAAAATCAAAAAGAGTTTGGATTTGTTGCAGTATCTATAGGTGATGGTATAAATAACCTTTTTAAAGAATTTGGTGTAGATGAAATTATACAAGGTGGTCAAACTATGAACCCTAGTATAGAAGATATATTACTTGCTGTAGAAAAGGTTAATGCTAAAAATGTATTTATATTACCTAATAATAAAAATATTATATTAGCAGCTAAGCAGGCAAAAGAAGCCTATGATAAAAAGAATATATGTGTTATAGATACTATCAGTATAACTCAAGGTTTTTCTGCTCTCACAAGCTTTCTTCCTAATGTTAGCTTAGAAGAAAATATTAAAAATATCGAAAATGCTATAAAAAATGTATCTACTGGTCAAGTTACATTTGCCGTTAGAGAAACAAAGATTGATAATTTTGATATAAAAGAAAATGACATTTTATGTATGCTTGAAGGTAAAATTAATAATGTATCTAAAGATATACAAGATGGTGCTAAAAAGCTTATAGATGCTATGCTACAAAAGTCTGAAGAAGCTAGTGTAATAACAATATATTTTGGAGAAGATATAAAAGAAGAACAAGCTAGTTTATTAGAAGAATATATTAGTGAAAATTATGATTATGTTGATATAGAAATTATTAACGGAGGTCAACCTTTATATTACTATATAATTTCGGTTGAATAA
- the rsmD gene encoding 16S rRNA (guanine(966)-N(2))-methyltransferase RsmD — translation MRVISGSARGLKLKSPQGLNTRPTTDRIKESLFNIIAPYLYDCSFLDLFSGSGAIGIEALSRGAKDASFVDSDKDSINLIKQNISLAKFEKKSTIYNLTALDAINKFSINNKKFDIIFLDPPYDKGLLLPVLKKIEDNEILKNDGFIICEQHINEPEIILQKLYTYRIKEYKTTKMVFLEYK, via the coding sequence ATGAGAGTTATTTCTGGCTCTGCTAGAGGTTTAAAGCTTAAATCTCCACAAGGTTTAAATACTAGACCAACTACTGACAGAATAAAAGAGTCTTTATTTAATATAATTGCTCCTTATCTTTACGATTGTTCTTTTTTAGATTTATTTAGTGGTAGTGGTGCTATAGGTATAGAAGCACTATCTAGAGGGGCAAAAGATGCTAGCTTTGTAGATTCTGACAAAGATAGTATAAATTTAATAAAACAAAATATATCTTTAGCAAAGTTTGAAAAAAAATCTACAATTTACAATTTAACTGCTTTAGATGCAATAAATAAATTTTCTATTAATAATAAAAAATTTGATATAATTTTTTTAGACCCACCCTATGATAAAGGTCTTTTATTACCTGTTTTAAAAAAAATAGAAGATAATGAAATTTTAAAAAATGATGGTTTTATTATTTGTGAACAACATATAAACGAACCAGAAATTATTTTACAAAAACTATATACATATAGAATAAAAGAATATAAAACGACTAAAATGGTTTTTTTAGAGTATAAATGA
- the coaD gene encoding pantetheine-phosphate adenylyltransferase gives MNAVYPGSFDPPTNGHLDIITRASKLTDTLIVAVLNNHSKNPMFSTQEKIEMLKELTKNIPNVRVESFSGLLVDFCKKMDCKIVIRGLRALTDFEYEFQIALTNKTMNKEIETLFMPTDTQNLWLSSSVVKEIAIFGGQYDDMVPKIVKDKLEEKVNKGEY, from the coding sequence TTGAACGCTGTTTATCCCGGTAGCTTTGACCCACCTACAAATGGACATTTAGATATAATAACTAGAGCTAGTAAACTAACAGATACACTTATTGTAGCTGTTTTAAACAATCATTCAAAAAATCCAATGTTTTCTACACAAGAAAAAATTGAAATGTTAAAAGAATTAACTAAAAATATACCTAATGTAAGGGTAGAAAGTTTTTCTGGCCTATTGGTAGATTTTTGCAAAAAAATGGATTGTAAAATAGTAATAAGAGGTTTACGAGCATTAACAGATTTTGAATACGAATTTCAAATAGCACTTACTAATAAAACAATGAATAAAGAAATAGAAACTTTGTTTATGCCAACAGATACTCAAAATTTATGGTTAAGTTCTAGTGTAGTTAAAGAAATAGCTATATTTGGTGGTCAATATGATGATATGGTACCAAAAATTGTAAAAGATAAATTAGAAGAAAAAGTCAATAAAGGAGAGTATTAA
- the recG gene encoding ATP-dependent DNA helicase RecG — protein MLLSDSIINIKNIGQERAKKLEKLNIFTVNDLIEYFPRDYDDRSNICKIKDIELNKINTVKGKVVSKPETMKIKHTSITKIRIYDGSEFLEIVWFNQPYLKNTIKYKSDYIFTGKVIEKYGRRQMKAPEYEIIDNKELLSNGRIVPIYASTYKFSQKLFRELINQTLCLVKNQIEEFLPEDILRENNLCDRIFAIENIHFPKDNKSFFMARKRLVFEELFLLQTKLLQLKGIVEHKKCNVSIKNTNINAILDVLPFKLTDSQDKVLKDIIEDLNKNKAMNRLIQGDVGSGKTVIAQILAYITVNNGYQAAIMAPTDVLASQHFESFKNIFDKLNIKCVFLSGSQKAKEKKENYELIQSGEAKIIIGTHAIIQDKVIFNNLGTVITDEQHRFGVKQREFLSKKGETPHTLVMTATPIPRTLALILYGDLDISIIDKLPPGRQKIDTIFVNSTYYPRIYNFIKKNADEKRQSYIICPMIEENEKMELKAVLSYTQQLKEEVFLNYNIECIHGKMKNNEKQEIMEKFYKGEIDVLVSTTVIEVGINVPNATIMIIENAERFGISQLHQLRGRVGRGSDKSYCVLISDTKNKQSKERLDTLVKYSDGFVLSEKDLQLRGTGDFFGTRQHGLPDMKIANLYKDIEILKQVQKASINLYKKDPMLLSDKNKLLKEKIEQFFNNIENNISL, from the coding sequence ATGCTACTTTCTGATAGTATTATAAATATAAAAAATATAGGCCAAGAACGTGCTAAAAAGCTAGAAAAATTAAATATTTTTACTGTAAATGACCTTATAGAATATTTCCCACGAGATTATGATGATAGAAGTAATATATGTAAAATAAAAGATATAGAATTAAATAAAATAAATACAGTAAAAGGAAAAGTTGTATCTAAACCAGAAACAATGAAAATTAAGCATACTTCTATCACAAAAATACGTATATATGATGGTAGTGAATTTTTAGAAATAGTATGGTTTAATCAACCTTATTTAAAAAATACCATAAAATATAAATCTGATTATATTTTTACTGGCAAAGTAATAGAAAAATATGGTAGAAGACAAATGAAAGCTCCAGAGTATGAAATAATAGATAATAAAGAGCTTTTGTCAAATGGAAGAATAGTTCCTATATATGCTTCTACTTATAAATTTTCTCAAAAACTTTTTAGAGAGCTTATAAACCAGACTTTATGCCTTGTTAAAAACCAAATAGAAGAATTTTTACCAGAAGACATATTAAGAGAAAATAATCTGTGTGATAGAATATTTGCAATAGAAAATATACATTTTCCTAAAGATAATAAAAGTTTTTTTATGGCAAGAAAAAGACTAGTTTTTGAAGAATTATTTTTACTACAAACAAAACTTTTACAACTAAAAGGTATTGTAGAGCATAAAAAATGTAATGTAAGTATAAAAAATACAAATATTAATGCTATTTTAGATGTACTACCTTTTAAACTTACAGATTCTCAAGATAAAGTTTTAAAAGATATAATAGAAGATTTAAATAAAAATAAGGCTATGAATAGGCTAATACAAGGAGATGTAGGTTCAGGTAAAACAGTTATTGCCCAAATATTAGCCTATATAACTGTAAATAATGGTTATCAGGCAGCTATAATGGCTCCAACAGATGTTTTAGCAAGCCAACATTTTGAAAGCTTTAAAAATATATTTGATAAGCTAAATATAAAATGTGTATTCTTATCTGGTAGTCAAAAAGCTAAAGAAAAAAAAGAAAACTATGAACTAATACAATCTGGCGAAGCCAAAATAATAATAGGAACTCACGCTATTATACAAGACAAAGTAATATTTAATAATTTAGGAACAGTTATAACAGATGAGCAACATAGATTTGGTGTTAAACAGCGAGAATTTCTATCAAAAAAAGGAGAAACTCCTCATACATTGGTTATGACAGCAACGCCTATTCCTCGAACATTAGCTCTTATTTTATATGGTGATTTAGATATATCTATTATAGATAAACTGCCTCCTGGTAGACAAAAAATAGATACTATTTTTGTAAATTCCACATATTATCCTAGGATATATAATTTTATTAAAAAAAATGCCGATGAAAAAAGGCAATCTTATATTATATGCCCTATGATAGAAGAAAATGAGAAAATGGAGCTTAAAGCCGTTTTATCGTACACACAACAATTAAAAGAAGAGGTATTTTTAAATTATAATATAGAATGTATACACGGTAAAATGAAAAACAATGAAAAACAAGAAATAATGGAAAAATTTTATAAAGGTGAAATAGATGTCTTAGTATCTACAACTGTTATAGAGGTTGGTATAAATGTGCCTAATGCTACAATAATGATTATAGAAAACGCCGAAAGATTTGGTATATCACAGCTTCATCAGCTTAGAGGTCGTGTTGGACGAGGTAGTGATAAATCATATTGTGTATTAATAAGTGATACTAAAAATAAACAGTCTAAAGAAAGATTAGATACTTTAGTAAAATATAGTGATGGATTTGTACTAAGTGAAAAAGACTTACAACTTAGAGGTACAGGTGACTTTTTTGGTACAAGGCAACACGGTTTGCCAGATATGAAAATAGCTAATCTCTATAAAGATATAGAAATCTTAAAACAAGTGCAAAAAGCCTCTATAAATCTATATAAAAAAGACCCTATGCTTTTAAGCGATAAAAATAAGCTTTTAAAAGAAAAAATTGAGCAATTTTTTAATAATATTGAAAATAATATTTCATTGTAG